From the genome of Candidatus Methylomirabilota bacterium:
GAGGGCGAGGCCGTGGCGCTCCTCGGACGAAACGGCGCCGGCAAGACGACCCTCATCCGGAGCGTCGCCGGCTTCACGCCTCCCCGCGAGGGGCGCGTGGTCTTCGGCGGCCAGCCGGTGCACGCGTGGCCCGCGTACCGCATCGCGCGGCAGGGGCTGGCGCTGGTGCCCCAGGGG
Proteins encoded in this window:
- a CDS encoding ATP-binding cassette domain-containing protein — protein: MLELDAIQTYYGESHILHGVSIRVGEGEAVALLGRNGAGKTTLIRSVAGFTPPREGRVVFGGQPVHAWPAYRIARQGLALVPQG